The Brassica oleracea var. oleracea cultivar TO1000 chromosome C7, BOL, whole genome shotgun sequence sequence AAACTTCTGAGACTAGATAATTTACATCATGTATAACCTGCAAGGAAGGAGATGTATCAATATTCCACATCAGTTTTTGTCACTCTTATTATATAATTAAGGTTACAAAACATGGACGCAGCTTTTAAGTTGTCCCACATTACACAACTTTAGCTGATTCAATAAACACGAGATAGTAGAAATCCGAATATCAGAGAAGCTAAGTCACAATCCAGATAAAAAAACGTGACTTACATATACAAAATCTTCTGCAGAGGCTGAAACTGCCCAGTCACATCCAGGACTCGAACTAGCATTACCCTTTCTAGTATGCAACGCAGATGACACCCAAATGCAATATCTACATGTTATTAGCACATTGTCAAAATAAGAACTGAAACCCAAAACTAATAAGCGTAAAAAATTTAATAATCAAATTTTATCAAACCTCGAAAGAAGCTGCAAGGTCAATCGAAGAAACTTATCAGCAGCGGAGAAAACAAGAACATCTTCTTTCCAACATGACCGCAAGCTTTCCAACAGAGTAGCGCTCTGTCTGAGCATTAAGGTGGGAAAACTCTGTTTATCTAAATCAGAATCCTGAATGAAAACCAGAGAAGAAGAAGTAAGAGTAGAATCCAAGGCTCCAGCTATCTCCTGAAACCTGAAATTATATATTTTCGAGTTAGAGAAGCTGAGACACCACCACTAATCTAACAGTAAGTCAACCATCTATGGTAAATCTCCAATACCTCAGTGAAAAGTATACTCCCACATTCCATTGCTTCATGAATTCGATACATACTGCTTCAGTTCGAAACTTGGTGACAGCGGACCTTGACGGACAATAACCTTCATAAAAAGTACATGGTATGACGCTACTGAAAAATATTCAAATAATGTTATCAACTAATATAAAATTATACTATTTGTTTATATAAGACGCATGAAGATTAGTTCACAATGCGTCTGAAATCTGAATAGCCATGAGATCAAGCTCAGAGAAAGATATAGATCAGCTAACCTACCTTCAAGATATGCCAAGAAATCCAAGCTTGCCTTGTAATTTTTCAAGAACTCAGTAGGCCTTCCAGGAGAAAAGGCTCCTGGTTTGACCTTCTGGATTGCCGAAAGAACTTCTTTCAGAATTGAATTTGCCAAGAAATTGAAGACGTGCAAACCCGATTTCTCTGTTTATAACCAAGATACCATGCAAGGAGTACACTGAGTTAGATATAAAATGATATGTCCAACTGTGATAACGAACAAGACTGCTATTACAGAGAGTGGAGCAACTTACCGGTTGAAGTTATATCTAGCAGCATCTTACAGTCCTTCGCAATAAAATGCTTGATATGTTTATAATCGTTTTCAAGTTCATCTGATGTTCCAGTAGCATCTGCTGATGTTTCATGTGCAATAGTTTTATGTATAAATGGAGCCACAACCGATGTACGAAAAATTTCTTCAGCATTCTTGGTGTTATCAATGGCAGCATATGCACGCAGGCAGTTGTAAAGGACGCTTGTGTCGCTGTTGTTTAGCCCGTCAATGAAGCAATGACCCAGGCTAGCATCCAATAACACACTAGCGCTCTGAATCCTCTTCTCCATGTTCTCAACGAAAGGCAGGTTCTGTACTGGCATAAAAGAAAAAAGTAGTGAGCATCATCCATAAGACTTTCTATTGTCTTCTGAGGCTAACGAGGTGTAATGAATTTTTTTTAGAACACCAGAGATTTCACAATGTTTTACCAGGTATCATCTCATTTTACTCAATTTTGTCAGAAATCTTATTAAAGCCAATGAACTCTCCTATCAGCCAAGCCATTTCTCAAGCCCCATAAGCATAACTAGTTTTGATCCCCAGGATACTACTCATGCAGTATATCCAAACCTCTTCCATAATTATCCTATAAGAGACCCAATTTCTTGCCATTCTCGTTATAACTTTGACACTGATAACGGCTAGGACTGAAAAGAAAAACTTCCTAGCATCAATCGTATCAAAATACTCCTGTGTTTACACGTTGTACATTAAAAGGAACAGAGTGCATTGCTAATGTAATCTATATTTTGTAACGAACAAGGAATTGTGAATTGGCAAAAGAAAAAGAAAGTAAATGCGTGATGGAGACCTGTGCATGAGCCATATAGAACTTGAGCCGATTCATTTCACTAGCTATTCTTTCCAAAAGCATGCTCTGAGTTTCTCTCATGGTAGTGCCATCTTGCTGTGTGGAATTTTCAACATTCACAGAGCTCCTTCCCAGGGAAACACCATCCTCGTTTTTCCAATCAGAAGGAGCACTCGGTAGAACTTTTATAAGCTTCTCAACCTAAAATCCCCAAAGAAGATACCTTATTTACGTCAAGCATTGAGATTTCATAACCAACAAGCAATGAAGAAACATCTTTACTCAATATAAACGAAACTACAATGCACAATCATGTACCTTAGATACCACATGAAAAGTATCGAGCAACAACTCCAGAACCTCCCTCGCAGCAGCGGCATCGGATCGCTGCTGCAACCCACTCCTCAGTGCGAAAAGCGCAGCCTCCACAGATCCACGAAACGCAGCAATCTTCTCGCGAATCCCAAGGAGCGGGGCGCGCATGCGGACAACAGCCTCATCGATATCGACGAGCTTGGTGCTCAGGCTCACGAAATCAGCGTAGTCTCGATTGATGAGATCAACGAGCTCGCGGTTGAGGGAGGCGAGGTGTGATCGGAGCTCGGATCGGAGAGTGTCGAAGGGGACGAAGGTGCGGAGCTCGGAGATGTAGGACTCGGAGTCGAAGTCAGGGGAGAGGAAGAGGGAAGGTTTGAACCACAGAGGATGCGAGTCGTAAGGATCGGAGAAGAAGTCTGAGGCGGATCTCGGAGCTGACGATGGCGAAGGAAGCGGAGCGACCAGATCTGACATTTTCGATTCGATGCAGTGTGGGAAGCCTGAGTGATCCGTGAGATGGAGGAGTTATGAGAACTGAGAGGTTAGTTAGGAAGATAATCCAAGCTTAGGGTGTTTCTACCAAACCAATTGAACCGGTTAAAATATTAAGTGAGCTACAAAACCAAATATCATAGTCACACACTCAAATCCAGAACACAGAGAGGGTGTATTTTTCAAACATGAATATTATGATTATAGAAAAAAAGTAACATTATTGAATTTAGTTTTAAAATGTATAGTAAATTTTATTATGATTGAAAATAATTTGGTAAACCTTCCTATTTTCACCACAAAAAAGTTTAACCACAATTAGTGGAAAATTATTCAAAATTCATCTAAAATTAAATTATTTTAAATTATCTCGTATTCTTCGGAGTAGGAATGGTCGAGCAGACGCATTAACAAAAAAAGCAAGAAACATATGCTATATTTTTTCCAATATAGATCAGATCCGGTCAGACGAAGGTACGTTTAGGAGAATCCGTTTGTCTGCCTCCATTTGATCTAGTTTAAGATGGGATAACTGACCAAAAAAAAAAAAAAGTTTATATATCCCAAATCAAACCGGTTTGGTTTCGTCAACAGGATTCGAACTCGGTACCGCGTGACGATACAGCTTTCTTCCTCCGAGAATGGCGCCGCATGATCTTCGCCGTCCTTTCAAGCGACGACCTATCTCCGACCAACAGAAACGCAGAGACCTTTCACTTCTCCGCCAGTCTCAGCACCGCTCCGACGCCCAGCAGCGAGCTCGAAACCTCGCCTCTTCCGTAATATCCCTCCAATCATCATCCTCCCCCGATGTCGACCCGGAAACACTATCCGAACCCATGCCCGACGTCGACACCGCCGGACACGAATCGGAAGCCAGTAGCTTTAGCATTCGCCAAGCTTCGAGTCTGAGAGGACCTGAGGCTCGCAAGTGGTTCGCGAGCCAGCTTATGTTACCTGAGTGGATGATCGACGTTCCTGAGAATCTAAGCAGAGATTGGTAACTAACTAGCCCTCTTGTTCGATTTTGTTTTTTCATTACAAAGTTTGTAACTTTTTTGGTTTTTTTTTAAAGGTATGTGCTAGCGAGACCAGCTGGGAAGCGATGTTTTGTAGTGTCAACAGATGGAGTTACCGTTAGCAGGTTACGTAATGGATCCGTCTTGCATCATTTTCCTTCTGCGTTGCCTGGTGGTGCTAGGAAGAAAGGTGTTTCTGGTCCAGCACAATCGTATTCGATACTAGATTGTATATTTCACGAGGTTAAAAGATTCTTCCTTTTCTTGGTTTATTATGATTATCTTCGTTTTCTTATCTTACTAAGTGGTTTGGTATTGTTTTGTGTAGGCGGATCAGACGTATTACGTGATTGATATGGTTTGTTGGAGGGGTTACTCGCTTTATGAATGTACAGCAGAGTTTAGGTTCTTTTGGTTGCAGTCAAAGCTTGATGAGACTGGTGCTTGTGATCCGCCTTCTTTTTACCACAAGTTCAGGTTCAGTGTTGTTCCTTTTTATAACTGCGACCAAAGCGGACTTCACTCGGCTTATACGGGATCATTACCTTATGTCAAGGATGGGTTGTTGTTCTATAACAAGTAAGTTCTTCATTTCATCTCTCCGACTTGTAGGAAGGATGCCATTTAGTTTGCTTCAGTAACCAATATTTTATGATGATTGCCTGCACTTGTAGATAAAATGTGTCTTTGACAACGTGCTCATTGGTCTAGGGCTCTTCTTTGATAAAGTTTTTGTTTAACAATGAATCTTATTTTCTATGTCATTTTGTTTCTGGCCAATTGTTATTCGGCAACATTTACTTAAGTTCATGTAAATTTGTCGCAGGCATGCACATTATCATACTGGGAATACTCCTCTGGTGTTGATATGGAAGGATGAGAGGTGTAGTCAGTATGTCATTGATACAGACAACAATGGACAAGTTCCAAGCCAACAACATGTAAGTGGACTTGACATAGATATAAACAGAGCTCATGCTTTTTTAATACAACTTGTTTAGTGTTATACTCCCGTTTACAAGTCTTAACATATATTCTCTCTGCATCGTGTAAAAATGCAGATCGTCTTGGAGTTGCAAGATGATGGGAAAATTGTAACATCAGATGATCCACCTGTAGTAGTTAATTGCTTGAATGCAGATTTTGTTAAACAGGTATGTTCTAGATACGATACAGTGCTTTGTTATGAAGTCTACTAGTTAGTGATGTTGCTTAGGAATGTCTGCCTTCTAGGAGACTAGGATTAAAAAATCCCTCTAGTTTACTACTGCTTAGTCTGCTAATAGACCTCATGTACTGGTAATGACTGAATATATAATATCTCAAGGATGCTTTCTCACTGTGTGCTTCTTGCCATGTTGGATATTACAGTCAGGACTGTCTCCAGGAAGCCTTGTTCGATTTGCCATAGGCGATGGAGGGTTGAACTGTGTGGATGGTAAATTTGAGAAGGCAGATTTACAATATATCAGTGTGTCAAACCGAGCTCGAGCATTTGCGGATAGCTATTCCAAGGTTAACACTCTCTTCTTTTGCATATATTGCACTCGAAATTTTAGGGAATCATGTTTTTATGAATTGAAACTCTTAAGCATTTACGATCCATCTTGCAGATCATGTTTCAATATATGGCACGACGTTCTCCCCTGAAAGTTGAAGATCTTGCATCGATGATTTCACAGGAGAACCAACAAGACAAGCTCCCTGAAGTAGAGATGTCCGATTGAAGAGAGGAGAGACTTTTGGACATTGTGTTGTGTGTTTTGTGGAAACCAGAGAGTATCATATTTTTTTAAAGATTTTCAGCTATCTTTTGGCTTCTCACACACGATGCTTTGATTAAATATCTATTAATGAAT is a genomic window containing:
- the LOC106301909 gene encoding snurportin-1; its protein translation is MAPHDLRRPFKRRPISDQQKRRDLSLLRQSQHRSDAQQRARNLASSVISLQSSSSPDVDPETLSEPMPDVDTAGHESEASSFSIRQASSLRGPEARKWFASQLMLPEWMIDVPENLSRDWYVLARPAGKRCFVVSTDGVTVSRLRNGSVLHHFPSALPGGARKKGVSGPAQSYSILDCIFHEADQTYYVIDMVCWRGYSLYECTAEFRFFWLQSKLDETGACDPPSFYHKFRFSVVPFYNCDQSGLHSAYTGSLPYVKDGLLFYNKHAHYHTGNTPLVLIWKDERCSQYVIDTDNNGQVPSQQHIVLELQDDGKIVTSDDPPVVVNCLNADFVKQSGLSPGSLVRFAIGDGGLNCVDGKFEKADLQYISVSNRARAFADSYSKIMFQYMARRSPLKVEDLASMISQENQQDKLPEVEMSD
- the LOC106307045 gene encoding conserved oligomeric Golgi complex subunit 2-like encodes the protein MSDLVAPLPSPSSAPRSASDFFSDPYDSHPLWFKPSLFLSPDFDSESYISELRTFVPFDTLRSELRSHLASLNRELVDLINRDYADFVSLSTKLVDIDEAVVRMRAPLLGIREKIAAFRGSVEAALFALRSGLQQRSDAAAAREVLELLLDTFHVVSKVEKLIKVLPSAPSDWKNEDGVSLGRSSVNVENSTQQDGTTMRETQSMLLERIASEMNRLKFYMAHAQNLPFVENMEKRIQSASVLLDASLGHCFIDGLNNSDTSVLYNCLRAYAAIDNTKNAEEIFRTSVVAPFIHKTIAHETSADATGTSDELENDYKHIKHFIAKDCKMLLDITSTEKSGLHVFNFLANSILKEVLSAIQKVKPGAFSPGRPTEFLKNYKASLDFLAYLEGYCPSRSAVTKFRTEAVCIEFMKQWNVGVYFSLRFQEIAGALDSTLTSSSLVFIQDSDLDKQSFPTLMLRQSATLLESLRSCWKEDVLVFSAADKFLRLTLQLLSRYCIWVSSALHTRKGNASSSPGCDWAVSASAEDFVYVIHDVNYLVSEVCGDYLKHISQYISSCSTEVQDVVRMSILQGGDKLKEVLPSLTNTIIEIIVDKSVEDLRQVKGITATYRLTNKPPPVRHSPYVFGILRHVKAFLEGEKATRYLTQATREELLLRTVTEITRRYYELADEVVSVARRTESSLQQFRRKAQKRAGAASGVSDDNVSETDKMCMQLFLDTQEYGRNISALGLKPAEIPVYCSLWQCVAPADRQNTISV